Proteins from a single region of Belliella baltica DSM 15883:
- a CDS encoding cold-shock protein, with protein sequence MTKSRETFNKKEKEKLRQKKKQEKVDKKEARKSSEKSTDFEDMIAYVDEFGNITSTPPDPTKKKKEIDVDSIEIGVSKAVETEDDGGGRKGKVTFFNDSKGYGFIKDEQTQESIFVHVNGCIDQIQENDKVTFETEKTAKGLSAIEVKLVEK encoded by the coding sequence ATGACAAAATCAAGAGAAACCTTTAACAAGAAAGAAAAGGAAAAATTAAGACAAAAAAAGAAACAGGAAAAGGTAGATAAGAAGGAAGCACGTAAATCAAGTGAAAAATCGACAGATTTTGAAGATATGATTGCTTATGTTGATGAATTCGGAAACATCACCTCAACACCACCTGACCCAACCAAAAAGAAAAAAGAAATCGATGTGGATAGCATCGAAATCGGTGTTTCTAAAGCTGTAGAAACGGAAGATGATGGCGGTGGACGTAAAGGAAAAGTTACTTTTTTTAATGATTCAAAAGGATATGGTTTTATCAAAGACGAACAAACTCAAGAGAGTATTTTCGTTCATGTAAATGGTTGTATTGACCAAATTCAGGAAAATGATAAAGTCACGTTTGAAACAGAGAAAACAGCAAAAGGATTAAGTGCAATAGAAGTGAAGCTAGTTGAAAAATGA